A genome region from Maylandia zebra isolate NMK-2024a linkage group LG6, Mzebra_GT3a, whole genome shotgun sequence includes the following:
- the si:dkey-117m1.4 gene encoding uncharacterized protein si:dkey-117m1.4 isoform X1 — MAETVRSLFEYRDPHSLDSDGEGVKPAPAPRGFICKSGFVCLFGTGTGKLNKRRGENLHIRGCGRKRKGTPMKVFVTPTEEESVSEHRFSPGERKEAGENKRPMLDSPFYNSEPTPHPCGPSEQAHDKVSPGLKHGSCSSSTPALSPAASSAAIPTPVPAPAPASAASAQAPSLTPASTAPAAPTASAPAPTASSFPPSPNCRIREVHCGNQVRLVVIAIRDITKGEEITVDYSLTEWGENLGFRGTVSPAQHDCSSDTETNNIKKEEEPLSLTTQQQQRQQQQQEYVTPSWSLSPSSSPISHSDASDSDAGDEDNSSPRGRAIRRRKKRRGTPSKKKTPHRTPPGRPPQVSPSSGPHHNRLFPSSHSSAQSSPPCSSSSTSVSSAKPVFKPPGPLASNTTCSVTANVSRGGVSIDSMRQTCEYCGRHFRSLGRHLDKHHAHQPDVCSALVERYTQMPRLQAQNSNPASAHTHTQQRSKLSHATGQSRGSDLSPGSVQDLSMSPPTLMSGNQSPAPCSRNSTPLVLTPPRGQNAVPVSVLKRSPPPVALTQSKKGAMRKLKKERQVEEEEEGMDEDEEDVEVVEVKRPIDEDEVELVCPQSFSTKLAKEIQPPKEEEDEEEEEEEEENGVMEVEDESGTEDKEKDLLSGSGRHHMLPLLSSLSSLVLYLRRLQHSAFLSLSRQLQSAEAWRLLCHSSLALLILYNRRRECEVSKLSISEYRARITPQCPVPVPPGAPPALTPLEASLSPFERMVLPHLPRVGVQGKRGRVQPLILPPHCEPCLELLLQTRQDVGVDPANPYVFARPYHSPATPLRGTDLLRSLARSSGTRNPRALTQTRVRRQVAILTQLLLLGEGEEPGQLGGSAVERLEHFLEREYHVTQNCAGIGQDPGLMGRVGRVVLCGERDGVLFRGMSLNHICLELDVMSGNSADSYSEGESEGENVKEKPEVHAPAPALNPTPTLLYVRKGKNNGRVGRPKKLKNNQPPPPLPLDPPPANRRRGTGKRGVLKRPWSEAERAAVEEHLTQNINELRVPAKADCERCLQQCPLLVNNHRDWRAIKFYCHNRIQLLKKNQRRESEPQPLTVC; from the exons ACGCGGCTgtgggaggaagagaaaagggaCGCCCATGAAAGTCTTTGTAACGCCCACTGAGGAGGAGAGCGTGTCTGAACACAGGTTCAgcccag GTGAACGAAAGGAGGCAGGAGAGAATAAACGTCCCATGCTGGACAGTCCTTTCTACAATTCAGAGCCTACTCCTCATCCCTG TGGTCCATCGGAGCAGGCTCATGACAAGGTCTCCCCCGGACTCAAGCACGGCTCCTGCTCATCCTCTACACCAGCTCTGTCTCCAGCTGCTTCCTCAGCTGCAATACCAACGCCTGTCCCCGCCCCCGCCCCAGCCTCCGCTGCTTCAGCTCAGGCCCCCTCTCTGACCCCTGCGTCCACAGCTCCAGCTGCTCCAACAGCCTCCGCTCCGGCTCCGACAGCCAGCtctttccctccctcccctAACTGCCGTATCCGAGAGGTCCACTGCGGCAACCAGGTGCGACTGGTGGTTATTGCCATTCGAGACATCACCAAGGGCGAGGAGATCACTGTGGACTACAGCCTAACCGAGTGGGGCGAGAACCTG GGTTTTCGTGGTACTGTTTCTCCCGCGCAACATGACTGCAGCTCTGACACCGAGACCAACAATAtcaaaaag GAGGAGGAACCACTCTCCCTGAccacccagcagcagcagcggcaacaacagcagcaggaatATGTCACCCCGTCGTGGTCCCTCTCCCCGTCATCCTCGCCCATCTCCCATTCTGATGCTAGTGACTCAGATGCTGGAGATGAGGACAACTCTAGCCCGCGTGGGCGTGCGATACGCCGGCGAAAGAAACGTCGAGGCACTCCTTCAAAGAAAAAGACCCCCCATCGGACCCCACCGGGGAGGCCGCCGCAAGTCTCCCCATCGAGCGGTCCTCATCACAACCGTCTGTTTCCTTCATCCCATTCTTCAGCGCAGTCTTCCCCACCCTGCTCGTCTTCATCCACTTCTGTGTCCTCAGCCAAGCCTGTGTTCAAACCTCCAGGTCCTTTGGCTTCCAACACTACATGCAGTGTCACCGCGAATGTCTCCAGAGGAGGAGTTTCCATAGACTCCATGCGCCAAACCTGCGAGTACTGTGGACGCCACTTCCGCTCCCTGGGCCGCCACTTAGATAAACACCATGCTCATCAGCCCGATGTTTGCTCCGCACTCGTCGAGCGCTACACGCAGATGCCCCGTCTGCAGGCACAGAACTCGAACCCGGCCTCAGCTCACACGCACACCCAGCAACGCTCGAAATTGTCACACGCTACAGGACAGAGCCGCGGTTCAGATCTATCACCAGGCAGCGTTCAGGATCTCTCCATGTCTCCGCCCACTCTCATGTCAGGTAACCAATCCCCTGCTCCCTGCAGTAGAAACTCCACCCCTCTTGTTCTGACTCCTCCACGAGGACAGAATGCAGTGCCGGTGTCAGTGCTTAAGAGGAGCCCGCCTCCTGTGGCTCTGACGCAGTCCAAGAAGGGAGCGATGAGGAAGCTTAAGAAAGAAAGGCaggtggaagaggaggaggaaggcatggatgaagatgaagaggatGTGGAGGTTGTGGAGGTGAAGAGACCAATAGACGAGGATGAAGTAGAGCTGGTGTGCCCTCAGTCCTTCAGCACCAAGTTGGCCAAAGAGATACAGCCaccaaaagaagaggaggatgaggaagaggaggaagaggaggaggaaaatggGGTGATGGAGGTAGAAGATGAAAGTGGGACAGAAGATAAGGAAAAGGACTTGCTGAG tggtTCGGGGCGTCACCACATGCTGCCCCTGCTCTCCTCGTTgtcctctctggtgctgtaccTCCGCCGGCTGCAGCACTCGGCCTTCTTGTCTCTCTCTCGCCAGCTGCAGTCTGCCGAGGCCTGGCGCCTCCTCTGCCACTCCAGCCTGGCGCTCCTTATCCTGTATAACCGGCGGCGTGAGTGTGAGGTCTCTAAGCTGTCCATCAGTGAATATCGGGCCCGTATTACTCCTCAATGCCCTGTTCCTGTTCCACCTGGTGCCCCTCCAGCTCTTACCCCATTAGAGGCCTCCCTGTCGCCCTTTGAGCGCATGGTGCTTCCACACCTCCCCAGAGTCGGAGTCCAGGGTAAACGAGGACGTGTCCAACCCCTCATCCTACCTCCTCACTGTGAGCCCTGTCTGGAGCTTCTCCTGCAGACACGGCAGGATGTAGGAGTTGACCCTGCAAACCCATACGTTTTTGCTCGACCCTACCACTCTCCTGCCACGCCACTGCGTGGCACCGATCTGCTGCGCAGCCTCGCTCGCTCCAGCGGTACCCGCAATCCCCGCGCCCTGACCCAGACCAGGGTTCGTCGACAGGTAGCGATCCTAACTCAGCTGCTGCTTCTCGGGGAAGGAGAGGAGCCCGGACAGCTTGGAGGCAGCGCTGTGGAGAGGCTCGAACACTTCCTTGAGAGGGAGTACCACGTGACGCAGAATTGTGCTGGTATTGGCCAGGACCCAGGCCTGATGGGCAGAGTGGGCCGGGTCGTGCTGTGTGGAGAGAGGGATGGAGTACTGTTCAGAGGAATGAGCCTGAACCACATCTGTCTGGAACTGGATG TCATGTCAGGAAACTCTGCAGACTCGTACTCGGAGGGAGAATCTGAAGGGGAGAATGTGAAGGAGAAGCCTGAGGTGCACGCCCCTGCTCCGGCTCTGAATCCTACACCCACCCTGCTGTATGTCAGGAAGGGCAAGAACAACGGGAGGGTCGGACGACCCAAGAAGCTCAAGAACAACCAGCCACCCCCTCCGCTTCCTCTTGACCCTCCACCCGCAAACCGCAGGAGAGGCACAG GAAAGCGAGGGGTCCTGAAGCGTCCCTGGTCAGAGGCTGAGCGCGCTGCAGTCGAGGAGCACCTGACCCAGAACATCAATGAGCTTCGCGTTCCTGCCAAGGCTGACTGTGAGCGCTGCCTGCAGcagtgccccctgctggtcaacAATCACCGCGACTGGCGAGCCATCAAGTTCTACTGCCACAACCGCATTCAGCTACTGAAGAAGAATCAGCGGCGTGAAAGCGAACCCCAGCCCCTCACTGTCTGCTGA
- the si:dkey-117m1.4 gene encoding uncharacterized protein si:dkey-117m1.4 isoform X2, with the protein MAETVRSLFEYRDPHSLDSDGEGVKPAPAPRGRGCGRKRKGTPMKVFVTPTEEESVSEHRFSPGERKEAGENKRPMLDSPFYNSEPTPHPCGPSEQAHDKVSPGLKHGSCSSSTPALSPAASSAAIPTPVPAPAPASAASAQAPSLTPASTAPAAPTASAPAPTASSFPPSPNCRIREVHCGNQVRLVVIAIRDITKGEEITVDYSLTEWGENLGFRGTVSPAQHDCSSDTETNNIKKEEEPLSLTTQQQQRQQQQQEYVTPSWSLSPSSSPISHSDASDSDAGDEDNSSPRGRAIRRRKKRRGTPSKKKTPHRTPPGRPPQVSPSSGPHHNRLFPSSHSSAQSSPPCSSSSTSVSSAKPVFKPPGPLASNTTCSVTANVSRGGVSIDSMRQTCEYCGRHFRSLGRHLDKHHAHQPDVCSALVERYTQMPRLQAQNSNPASAHTHTQQRSKLSHATGQSRGSDLSPGSVQDLSMSPPTLMSGNQSPAPCSRNSTPLVLTPPRGQNAVPVSVLKRSPPPVALTQSKKGAMRKLKKERQVEEEEEGMDEDEEDVEVVEVKRPIDEDEVELVCPQSFSTKLAKEIQPPKEEEDEEEEEEEEENGVMEVEDESGTEDKEKDLLSGSGRHHMLPLLSSLSSLVLYLRRLQHSAFLSLSRQLQSAEAWRLLCHSSLALLILYNRRRECEVSKLSISEYRARITPQCPVPVPPGAPPALTPLEASLSPFERMVLPHLPRVGVQGKRGRVQPLILPPHCEPCLELLLQTRQDVGVDPANPYVFARPYHSPATPLRGTDLLRSLARSSGTRNPRALTQTRVRRQVAILTQLLLLGEGEEPGQLGGSAVERLEHFLEREYHVTQNCAGIGQDPGLMGRVGRVVLCGERDGVLFRGMSLNHICLELDVMSGNSADSYSEGESEGENVKEKPEVHAPAPALNPTPTLLYVRKGKNNGRVGRPKKLKNNQPPPPLPLDPPPANRRRGTGKRGVLKRPWSEAERAAVEEHLTQNINELRVPAKADCERCLQQCPLLVNNHRDWRAIKFYCHNRIQLLKKNQRRESEPQPLTVC; encoded by the exons ACGCGGCTgtgggaggaagagaaaagggaCGCCCATGAAAGTCTTTGTAACGCCCACTGAGGAGGAGAGCGTGTCTGAACACAGGTTCAgcccag GTGAACGAAAGGAGGCAGGAGAGAATAAACGTCCCATGCTGGACAGTCCTTTCTACAATTCAGAGCCTACTCCTCATCCCTG TGGTCCATCGGAGCAGGCTCATGACAAGGTCTCCCCCGGACTCAAGCACGGCTCCTGCTCATCCTCTACACCAGCTCTGTCTCCAGCTGCTTCCTCAGCTGCAATACCAACGCCTGTCCCCGCCCCCGCCCCAGCCTCCGCTGCTTCAGCTCAGGCCCCCTCTCTGACCCCTGCGTCCACAGCTCCAGCTGCTCCAACAGCCTCCGCTCCGGCTCCGACAGCCAGCtctttccctccctcccctAACTGCCGTATCCGAGAGGTCCACTGCGGCAACCAGGTGCGACTGGTGGTTATTGCCATTCGAGACATCACCAAGGGCGAGGAGATCACTGTGGACTACAGCCTAACCGAGTGGGGCGAGAACCTG GGTTTTCGTGGTACTGTTTCTCCCGCGCAACATGACTGCAGCTCTGACACCGAGACCAACAATAtcaaaaag GAGGAGGAACCACTCTCCCTGAccacccagcagcagcagcggcaacaacagcagcaggaatATGTCACCCCGTCGTGGTCCCTCTCCCCGTCATCCTCGCCCATCTCCCATTCTGATGCTAGTGACTCAGATGCTGGAGATGAGGACAACTCTAGCCCGCGTGGGCGTGCGATACGCCGGCGAAAGAAACGTCGAGGCACTCCTTCAAAGAAAAAGACCCCCCATCGGACCCCACCGGGGAGGCCGCCGCAAGTCTCCCCATCGAGCGGTCCTCATCACAACCGTCTGTTTCCTTCATCCCATTCTTCAGCGCAGTCTTCCCCACCCTGCTCGTCTTCATCCACTTCTGTGTCCTCAGCCAAGCCTGTGTTCAAACCTCCAGGTCCTTTGGCTTCCAACACTACATGCAGTGTCACCGCGAATGTCTCCAGAGGAGGAGTTTCCATAGACTCCATGCGCCAAACCTGCGAGTACTGTGGACGCCACTTCCGCTCCCTGGGCCGCCACTTAGATAAACACCATGCTCATCAGCCCGATGTTTGCTCCGCACTCGTCGAGCGCTACACGCAGATGCCCCGTCTGCAGGCACAGAACTCGAACCCGGCCTCAGCTCACACGCACACCCAGCAACGCTCGAAATTGTCACACGCTACAGGACAGAGCCGCGGTTCAGATCTATCACCAGGCAGCGTTCAGGATCTCTCCATGTCTCCGCCCACTCTCATGTCAGGTAACCAATCCCCTGCTCCCTGCAGTAGAAACTCCACCCCTCTTGTTCTGACTCCTCCACGAGGACAGAATGCAGTGCCGGTGTCAGTGCTTAAGAGGAGCCCGCCTCCTGTGGCTCTGACGCAGTCCAAGAAGGGAGCGATGAGGAAGCTTAAGAAAGAAAGGCaggtggaagaggaggaggaaggcatggatgaagatgaagaggatGTGGAGGTTGTGGAGGTGAAGAGACCAATAGACGAGGATGAAGTAGAGCTGGTGTGCCCTCAGTCCTTCAGCACCAAGTTGGCCAAAGAGATACAGCCaccaaaagaagaggaggatgaggaagaggaggaagaggaggaggaaaatggGGTGATGGAGGTAGAAGATGAAAGTGGGACAGAAGATAAGGAAAAGGACTTGCTGAG tggtTCGGGGCGTCACCACATGCTGCCCCTGCTCTCCTCGTTgtcctctctggtgctgtaccTCCGCCGGCTGCAGCACTCGGCCTTCTTGTCTCTCTCTCGCCAGCTGCAGTCTGCCGAGGCCTGGCGCCTCCTCTGCCACTCCAGCCTGGCGCTCCTTATCCTGTATAACCGGCGGCGTGAGTGTGAGGTCTCTAAGCTGTCCATCAGTGAATATCGGGCCCGTATTACTCCTCAATGCCCTGTTCCTGTTCCACCTGGTGCCCCTCCAGCTCTTACCCCATTAGAGGCCTCCCTGTCGCCCTTTGAGCGCATGGTGCTTCCACACCTCCCCAGAGTCGGAGTCCAGGGTAAACGAGGACGTGTCCAACCCCTCATCCTACCTCCTCACTGTGAGCCCTGTCTGGAGCTTCTCCTGCAGACACGGCAGGATGTAGGAGTTGACCCTGCAAACCCATACGTTTTTGCTCGACCCTACCACTCTCCTGCCACGCCACTGCGTGGCACCGATCTGCTGCGCAGCCTCGCTCGCTCCAGCGGTACCCGCAATCCCCGCGCCCTGACCCAGACCAGGGTTCGTCGACAGGTAGCGATCCTAACTCAGCTGCTGCTTCTCGGGGAAGGAGAGGAGCCCGGACAGCTTGGAGGCAGCGCTGTGGAGAGGCTCGAACACTTCCTTGAGAGGGAGTACCACGTGACGCAGAATTGTGCTGGTATTGGCCAGGACCCAGGCCTGATGGGCAGAGTGGGCCGGGTCGTGCTGTGTGGAGAGAGGGATGGAGTACTGTTCAGAGGAATGAGCCTGAACCACATCTGTCTGGAACTGGATG TCATGTCAGGAAACTCTGCAGACTCGTACTCGGAGGGAGAATCTGAAGGGGAGAATGTGAAGGAGAAGCCTGAGGTGCACGCCCCTGCTCCGGCTCTGAATCCTACACCCACCCTGCTGTATGTCAGGAAGGGCAAGAACAACGGGAGGGTCGGACGACCCAAGAAGCTCAAGAACAACCAGCCACCCCCTCCGCTTCCTCTTGACCCTCCACCCGCAAACCGCAGGAGAGGCACAG GAAAGCGAGGGGTCCTGAAGCGTCCCTGGTCAGAGGCTGAGCGCGCTGCAGTCGAGGAGCACCTGACCCAGAACATCAATGAGCTTCGCGTTCCTGCCAAGGCTGACTGTGAGCGCTGCCTGCAGcagtgccccctgctggtcaacAATCACCGCGACTGGCGAGCCATCAAGTTCTACTGCCACAACCGCATTCAGCTACTGAAGAAGAATCAGCGGCGTGAAAGCGAACCCCAGCCCCTCACTGTCTGCTGA
- the si:dkey-117m1.4 gene encoding uncharacterized protein si:dkey-117m1.4 isoform X3 has product MKVFVTPTEEESVSEHRFSPGERKEAGENKRPMLDSPFYNSEPTPHPCGPSEQAHDKVSPGLKHGSCSSSTPALSPAASSAAIPTPVPAPAPASAASAQAPSLTPASTAPAAPTASAPAPTASSFPPSPNCRIREVHCGNQVRLVVIAIRDITKGEEITVDYSLTEWGENLGFRGTVSPAQHDCSSDTETNNIKKEEEPLSLTTQQQQRQQQQQEYVTPSWSLSPSSSPISHSDASDSDAGDEDNSSPRGRAIRRRKKRRGTPSKKKTPHRTPPGRPPQVSPSSGPHHNRLFPSSHSSAQSSPPCSSSSTSVSSAKPVFKPPGPLASNTTCSVTANVSRGGVSIDSMRQTCEYCGRHFRSLGRHLDKHHAHQPDVCSALVERYTQMPRLQAQNSNPASAHTHTQQRSKLSHATGQSRGSDLSPGSVQDLSMSPPTLMSGNQSPAPCSRNSTPLVLTPPRGQNAVPVSVLKRSPPPVALTQSKKGAMRKLKKERQVEEEEEGMDEDEEDVEVVEVKRPIDEDEVELVCPQSFSTKLAKEIQPPKEEEDEEEEEEEEENGVMEVEDESGTEDKEKDLLSGSGRHHMLPLLSSLSSLVLYLRRLQHSAFLSLSRQLQSAEAWRLLCHSSLALLILYNRRRECEVSKLSISEYRARITPQCPVPVPPGAPPALTPLEASLSPFERMVLPHLPRVGVQGKRGRVQPLILPPHCEPCLELLLQTRQDVGVDPANPYVFARPYHSPATPLRGTDLLRSLARSSGTRNPRALTQTRVRRQVAILTQLLLLGEGEEPGQLGGSAVERLEHFLEREYHVTQNCAGIGQDPGLMGRVGRVVLCGERDGVLFRGMSLNHICLELDVMSGNSADSYSEGESEGENVKEKPEVHAPAPALNPTPTLLYVRKGKNNGRVGRPKKLKNNQPPPPLPLDPPPANRRRGTGKRGVLKRPWSEAERAAVEEHLTQNINELRVPAKADCERCLQQCPLLVNNHRDWRAIKFYCHNRIQLLKKNQRRESEPQPLTVC; this is encoded by the exons ATGAAAGTCTTTGTAACGCCCACTGAGGAGGAGAGCGTGTCTGAACACAGGTTCAgcccag GTGAACGAAAGGAGGCAGGAGAGAATAAACGTCCCATGCTGGACAGTCCTTTCTACAATTCAGAGCCTACTCCTCATCCCTG TGGTCCATCGGAGCAGGCTCATGACAAGGTCTCCCCCGGACTCAAGCACGGCTCCTGCTCATCCTCTACACCAGCTCTGTCTCCAGCTGCTTCCTCAGCTGCAATACCAACGCCTGTCCCCGCCCCCGCCCCAGCCTCCGCTGCTTCAGCTCAGGCCCCCTCTCTGACCCCTGCGTCCACAGCTCCAGCTGCTCCAACAGCCTCCGCTCCGGCTCCGACAGCCAGCtctttccctccctcccctAACTGCCGTATCCGAGAGGTCCACTGCGGCAACCAGGTGCGACTGGTGGTTATTGCCATTCGAGACATCACCAAGGGCGAGGAGATCACTGTGGACTACAGCCTAACCGAGTGGGGCGAGAACCTG GGTTTTCGTGGTACTGTTTCTCCCGCGCAACATGACTGCAGCTCTGACACCGAGACCAACAATAtcaaaaag GAGGAGGAACCACTCTCCCTGAccacccagcagcagcagcggcaacaacagcagcaggaatATGTCACCCCGTCGTGGTCCCTCTCCCCGTCATCCTCGCCCATCTCCCATTCTGATGCTAGTGACTCAGATGCTGGAGATGAGGACAACTCTAGCCCGCGTGGGCGTGCGATACGCCGGCGAAAGAAACGTCGAGGCACTCCTTCAAAGAAAAAGACCCCCCATCGGACCCCACCGGGGAGGCCGCCGCAAGTCTCCCCATCGAGCGGTCCTCATCACAACCGTCTGTTTCCTTCATCCCATTCTTCAGCGCAGTCTTCCCCACCCTGCTCGTCTTCATCCACTTCTGTGTCCTCAGCCAAGCCTGTGTTCAAACCTCCAGGTCCTTTGGCTTCCAACACTACATGCAGTGTCACCGCGAATGTCTCCAGAGGAGGAGTTTCCATAGACTCCATGCGCCAAACCTGCGAGTACTGTGGACGCCACTTCCGCTCCCTGGGCCGCCACTTAGATAAACACCATGCTCATCAGCCCGATGTTTGCTCCGCACTCGTCGAGCGCTACACGCAGATGCCCCGTCTGCAGGCACAGAACTCGAACCCGGCCTCAGCTCACACGCACACCCAGCAACGCTCGAAATTGTCACACGCTACAGGACAGAGCCGCGGTTCAGATCTATCACCAGGCAGCGTTCAGGATCTCTCCATGTCTCCGCCCACTCTCATGTCAGGTAACCAATCCCCTGCTCCCTGCAGTAGAAACTCCACCCCTCTTGTTCTGACTCCTCCACGAGGACAGAATGCAGTGCCGGTGTCAGTGCTTAAGAGGAGCCCGCCTCCTGTGGCTCTGACGCAGTCCAAGAAGGGAGCGATGAGGAAGCTTAAGAAAGAAAGGCaggtggaagaggaggaggaaggcatggatgaagatgaagaggatGTGGAGGTTGTGGAGGTGAAGAGACCAATAGACGAGGATGAAGTAGAGCTGGTGTGCCCTCAGTCCTTCAGCACCAAGTTGGCCAAAGAGATACAGCCaccaaaagaagaggaggatgaggaagaggaggaagaggaggaggaaaatggGGTGATGGAGGTAGAAGATGAAAGTGGGACAGAAGATAAGGAAAAGGACTTGCTGAG tggtTCGGGGCGTCACCACATGCTGCCCCTGCTCTCCTCGTTgtcctctctggtgctgtaccTCCGCCGGCTGCAGCACTCGGCCTTCTTGTCTCTCTCTCGCCAGCTGCAGTCTGCCGAGGCCTGGCGCCTCCTCTGCCACTCCAGCCTGGCGCTCCTTATCCTGTATAACCGGCGGCGTGAGTGTGAGGTCTCTAAGCTGTCCATCAGTGAATATCGGGCCCGTATTACTCCTCAATGCCCTGTTCCTGTTCCACCTGGTGCCCCTCCAGCTCTTACCCCATTAGAGGCCTCCCTGTCGCCCTTTGAGCGCATGGTGCTTCCACACCTCCCCAGAGTCGGAGTCCAGGGTAAACGAGGACGTGTCCAACCCCTCATCCTACCTCCTCACTGTGAGCCCTGTCTGGAGCTTCTCCTGCAGACACGGCAGGATGTAGGAGTTGACCCTGCAAACCCATACGTTTTTGCTCGACCCTACCACTCTCCTGCCACGCCACTGCGTGGCACCGATCTGCTGCGCAGCCTCGCTCGCTCCAGCGGTACCCGCAATCCCCGCGCCCTGACCCAGACCAGGGTTCGTCGACAGGTAGCGATCCTAACTCAGCTGCTGCTTCTCGGGGAAGGAGAGGAGCCCGGACAGCTTGGAGGCAGCGCTGTGGAGAGGCTCGAACACTTCCTTGAGAGGGAGTACCACGTGACGCAGAATTGTGCTGGTATTGGCCAGGACCCAGGCCTGATGGGCAGAGTGGGCCGGGTCGTGCTGTGTGGAGAGAGGGATGGAGTACTGTTCAGAGGAATGAGCCTGAACCACATCTGTCTGGAACTGGATG TCATGTCAGGAAACTCTGCAGACTCGTACTCGGAGGGAGAATCTGAAGGGGAGAATGTGAAGGAGAAGCCTGAGGTGCACGCCCCTGCTCCGGCTCTGAATCCTACACCCACCCTGCTGTATGTCAGGAAGGGCAAGAACAACGGGAGGGTCGGACGACCCAAGAAGCTCAAGAACAACCAGCCACCCCCTCCGCTTCCTCTTGACCCTCCACCCGCAAACCGCAGGAGAGGCACAG GAAAGCGAGGGGTCCTGAAGCGTCCCTGGTCAGAGGCTGAGCGCGCTGCAGTCGAGGAGCACCTGACCCAGAACATCAATGAGCTTCGCGTTCCTGCCAAGGCTGACTGTGAGCGCTGCCTGCAGcagtgccccctgctggtcaacAATCACCGCGACTGGCGAGCCATCAAGTTCTACTGCCACAACCGCATTCAGCTACTGAAGAAGAATCAGCGGCGTGAAAGCGAACCCCAGCCCCTCACTGTCTGCTGA